The segment TGGGCAGCATAACCTCGAATACGTTAAAAAAAATATTATCCATGGCCTATATAACAGCAATAACGTTTTGGTGTCGAATGTCACCGGTATTGTCATCACGACCCTGTTTTCAACCTATTACAGACAACATCGTGAGGATCCTATGGGTATCGAGCTTCTTTCGCAACTGCTGGAGCTGGCTAAAAAGGGTAATGAAGCCAGCATTAAagctctttccaaaatCATGGAGGATAGCGCGCAATTTTTCCAGCTCAAATGGAGCGGCGATATCAAACCTATCGAGTTGCTGATCGATACATTTCTCAACTTTGCATCAGATCCATCATCAAAGACAGTGATTAGAGCTGAGTCCATCAAGTGCTTAAACAACATCATACCATTGCAATCACAGAGCTTTTTGGTGAGGTTGGACGAATTCTTGGCGAttatcttcaaattggCACAAATTGATGAGAGCGAATTAACCAGAGGACAAATATGCGTCGCCTTTTCAATGCTTCTTGAATCCAGGCCAGAcaaactcatcgatcatCTTCCAGGTATTATAAAATTTATGTTGCACTTAATAGGTACTGTAGATGATGAGAAAGTTGCCATTGAAGCATGCGAATTTTTACATGGTTTTGCCACAAGTTCACAAATCCCAGAACATATCGTTCAGCCTTACGTCAACGATATAGTTCCCGTGCTGCTGGCCAAGATGGTCTACAACGAGGACTCTATTTTGATGTTGGAAGCTTcaaacgaagaagacgcttttgaagaggaCAAGGACGAAGATATCAAACCAGTGGCACCCCGCATagtgaagaagagggaTGGTGATGATCAAagcgatgacgaagatggcgatgacgaagacgTGGACACCCAATGGACCTTGAGAAAATGCTCAGCTTCAACCCTAGATGCCCTGACATCCATTCTACCAAGAGATGTAATGACTGTGGCTTTTCCCTTTCTTAGGGAGCATTTGACCTCCGACAGATGGTATATTAGAGAAGCGACTGTTTTGGCATTGGGTGCTATGGCGGAAGGTGGAATGAAGTATTTTGATGACCAGTTGTCTACTTTGATTCCTTTTCTTGTGCAGCAGCTGAAGGACATTTGGGCACCAGTGAGAAAAATAGCCTGCTGGACCTTGAGCAGGTTCTCACCGTGGATAATGAACGATCATACCGAATTTTTGATCCCTGTCTTGGAGCCAATCGTCAATACTTTGATGGATAAGAAAAAAGACGTGCAGGAGGCCGCCATTAGCAGCGTCGCTGTGTTCATTGAAAATTGCGATGCAGAATTGGTGGAGACACTTCTTTACAATGATTTGCTAAACAGCTTCAGCAAGTGTTTTGATTTttacaagaagaagaatttgatTATTCTTTATGATGCGGTAGGAagatttgctgaaaagTGTGAGCTTAATGATCATGCAATGCAAGTCCTACTTCCACACCTCATTTCTAAGTGGTCATCTTTGCCAGATGACGACAAAGAGTTGTGGCCGCTGCTGGAATGTCTGTCGTATGTTGCCACCTCTCTAGGTGAAAAGTTTATGCCAATGGCCCCTGATGTCTACAATAGGGCTTACAGAATTTTGTGCCAGTGCGTGGAGTTAGAAACGAGATCACAACATGATCCTACGGTTATTGTCCCAGAGAAAGATTTCGTTATAACGTCCCTTGATATGATAGATGGTCTTGTTCAAGGTTTGGGGCCTCGATCTCAAACTCTTCTCTTCCcgcaagaaggaagagacACGACACTTTTGCAAGTTCTACTCCGTTGCTTGCAGGATCCAGTGCATGAAGTCAGACAAAGTGGTTTCGCACTTTTAGGTGATATTGCCTATTACTATGAGCCAAGAGTTCTCTCTAATTCCCTACCTGAATTTTTACAGCTCATTGGCAGCGAAATTATGCACAACGATGATCCCGATGGTATCCCTGCTTTGATTAATGCAATTTGGTGCCTAGGTCTAATCGGCGAACGAATGAATTTGAGCGATTATATAATACACTTTGCTCGTATTCTTTTGGACCTGTTCACAAACTCGGCACAGCAGCTCGACCAGGCTGTCAAGGAGAATCTGGCTGTCACAATTGGACGCTTAGCGATCACTACACCCGAGGTTTTTGCTTCTGGTTCATTCGCATCAGATCTCGTCTGGCGCAAGTGGTGCCTAGCGCTGCAAAACTTGGACTCtcgagaagagaaaagTAGTGCTTTTATGGGTTTTATCAAAATAATTAATCTCTGCGGCAACCAGGTCTCAGTGTCCGAAGAgacattgaagaagattatAGAATGTATGTCAGCAAACGTTGACACAACTGCCTTTTCTCAAGATTTTTATGCATTCTTGGTCCAATATGCTAGCAAAATCCAAGGAATACATCTCACGTCAGATGCGCTAGCATTCCTTCAACAGTTCAGTAATTAGTCGGTTATCTTATACATAGTAATTAGTCAGATAAAGTGATAGGATGTTTGATAAAGCTCACCAGAACGTCGTATTTTTAAGCCTTTAAACATTTCTTTCACTATGTTTGTACATTCTGTTACTCCCCAATAAGCTTGAGGAACTCGACTTCTGCGCACTATCAAAATTCGATACGTAAGTTCAAAGAGGTTCAATATTTTACTAAGAAGGCGGTTCTTATCAGGTCTTATCTGATGATGCGCGTCAGATAAGAAAGCGTTCGGCCAGTTGCGCGCGAATCTCCAAGATCATATAAGAAGCCGGCAAAAACGGCCAAGAGATTCTGGAACCCTCGttgatcttgctgatttgTGTTTAGATTTAAGATTGATTGAAAAGGATTAGTAGCAATGACTGTAATTGACTTTGCCGAAAACTCGATAAAAGCTATCTCCTCCACTCGAGTGGTTCTTGAGGGCGCAATTAAACCGGCTACCATTCTATATTCATCTCGCTCAGGCAAAATCATCGAAATATACGTTGATCAGGTGTTGGATTCCGTAAgtcatcctcttcttcgtctttaCGATGTTCGAGTCTGTGAAAATGTCTCGCCGAAGGTCATATTGCCGGGACTGGTTGATTCGCATGTGCACTTGAATGAACCAGGCAGGACGGAATGGGAAGGCTTCGCTACCGGTACACAAGCCGCATGCAGTGGTGGTGTAACCACCGTGGTAGATATGCCATTAAATGCTATTCCTCCAACGACTACtattgaaaatttcaatATCAAGCTGGATGCGGCGAGGGATCAGCTGTGGTGTGATGTGGCATTCTGGGGAGGCATGATCCCTGGTAATCTTGACCACTTGATTCCATTGGTGAGAGCGGGGGTACGAGGTTTCAAGGGTTTTCTCATCGATTCTGGTGTCGATGAGTTCCCAGCAATTGACAGAGCATATATCAAAAAAGCTCTGAGCGCTCTGAAGGATTGCAAAACTCTGTTGGCGTTTCATGCCGAATTGCAGATCGATGATAACCTGCACACGATAGCTGATTCTGAggagctcaagaagataaGATCTATGGATGGGAAGAAAGGTGCCACGAAAAAGCAAGGAGATTCTCTGGCGCTATCCCATGTACTGTCACCAGCTGAACCAAGAGCTGGTATTCCTTCCCACCTTGTTCATAATGATGATGTGATCGAGTCGCCTTTGGAAACCGCAGCGGTACTCGATAAGGAGCTGTCAAAAGTGGATCCATGTTTGTATTcatcatttcttctgtCCAGACCAGACAGGTTCGAAACCGATGGTATCTCAATGATTCTGAAATGTTTAAAGGACATAATGAAAAAAAACGCAGGGAAAGTGCCCCCAGTGCATATTGTTCATCTCGCTAGCATGGACGCGATACCTATTATACGGCAAGCCCATAAGGAAGGTTTACCAATAACAGCTGAAACTTGCTTTCATTATTTGAGTCTAGCTGCGGAGAATATTCCAAAAAGTGCTACTCATTTCAAATGCTGTCCTCCGATTCGCACTGAGGTCAATCGTGTTGCCTTATGGAACGCCGTCCGTGCGGGTGTGATCACATCTGTGGTCAGCGACCATTCGCCTTGTACTCCTGAGCTCAAAAGCCTAGCCAAAGGTGATTTTTTTAGTGCTTGGGGCGGAATATCCTCAGTTGGGCTGGGCTTATCTCTTCTATATACAAAGAGTCGTTCCATGAAGCCAGTAGTGTCGCTTACCGAGATTGTTAAATGGTGTTGTGAAAACACCGCCGAGCAAGTCGGTCTGCAACATCGTAAGGGTTTCTTACGCATCGGTTATGATGCAGACATCGCAGTTTTCGACACGGATGCGAGACAACGTATTGACAATTCGTCGGTTTATTACAAAAACAAATTGACGGCATATCATGGTTTAACACTGGACGGTGTAGTCATGAAGACCATTGTACGAGGCAAAGTTGCTTTCAGTTATGGAAAAGGCCCTTCCAATGCTCCTCATGGTCAAACTCTTTTGGAGCCCAGGTTTGCATAGTTACCTTTATTTGGCAAGTAAATCATACAGCTTGCTTTCTGGATATTCTGAAAAACCACTGCAGCATAAAAACTTGGGCGCAACTCATCCCTACTACCAACAATATACCATAAATTGAGAATAAAGCAACTCTGCGACTGGTGGAACGAACAGTGTAGTGATTCCTGTTGTTTCTTGTCTTGTAATACTGCATATTCCGCTCTAGAAGATACAACTTTCTCTCAATGTTGTCTACCGAATCCTCCAGCGATTCCTGCAGTTGGATAGCGCTGgcatctttcagctttcgCTGTTCCTTCCTCGCTTTGCGTCTTTCTGATCTATCGTTATCCTGGCGAACGCATTTGTACTCAATGTCCAGATCAACAATTTTATTGTGCTCTTCTCCGCCTTCGAAACAGAAGGCATATTCTCCTCTGTGTTCGGCATAGAAAGACCACTCGCCTTGACGCTCTTTGGTTCTCTTGAGTAGGGGTGTGTACTTATCAGCAGGCCCGAATATTTCATAATTCACTTGAAAATCATTGGCATCACCTTCTTGAACGGCAAAATAGTACGATATAGTGCAGCTAACATCCGGCGTGAGCGTGTAGAAACATTCTCTTTGCCCTTTCCTCAATTCGAAAGTTATGGGAGATCCGAAGACGAGGCTGCAAAAATATAGCAAAGTTGGAACTATGAGAGAGCGATAGATCATTGACGGCGATGGCTCTGCCTGCACTCGACAAGCTTTGACCTGCTTCGCGTTGTGTGGTTGACGTTTTGTACAGAACCCTCGCCTTGAGATCGCGGGCACAATAATGGCGACCAACTGTTAAGAACAGAACAGACAGGAACAATAGAAGCGCAATCGTTTCCTCCTTTTCGGAGGATGGAGATCCAAAAGCGGTGAGAGCAGCGCCTCGGAGCCTTCTCGAATGATAGCTAATCCCTCACCTTTAATACGTATGGTGTCTCTTCTAGAGCAGCGCAGCCATTCCAATCTTGATTGGGGCTTTAAATTCTCTTCGATTAACTGGTACTTTCCTTACCGCGTAAAAGCCTATGTAAATCTCCTTGTAATGATAGCGGTTATCGAAATCACACTCCACACATGTCGCTGACGAATGTCTATTAGTGGCCTTGTCTATAGGTGACTGTTTAGCGGCAACAGTAAAGTATAGACTAACTTTCTGTTCTCTGAAGATCAGCACAAGTACGACATGGAAACGTCGGCTTGGCGGCTAAATAAGTAGAATGTTGTGTCGCAGATTAACGGAACAGTTTCTGGCCCTTCGATTCCCAGTAGGAGGAAGTTAATTCTAGTATAATGCTTTCGCAATCATTTTGCCCCTGTATGTCTGTTAAAGCATTAAAATCTCTATGATCTCGATTCGAACTGGAGGTTCCTGCTCTCTAATCTCTCCTGGACCTTTGAGTCTCCAAGCCGTGAGCGTTTTGGTTGACTGATCTCTCGATGCcattttgatcaagaagcatAACCTGTTAAGCAAGGATAGCCTTGTTAGTTTGATCGGTCGAACCTCTGGTGTTCGCGTTGACAATATAAGGCGTAAGCTCTTCTGTCTTTTGGTCTCTTAAAAACGAAAACTTCAATAAAGCCCTAGATTGTGGCTTAATCCAGTCCGTTTGAAGCTGTTggagctttcaaagctgacATTCGAGTATCATGGAAGGGAACGCGAATTCTGCCGCTACAGAAGAAGTACCAGGAGAGATcaaagatgagatgagcagATTGTATCGTGAGATACCGAATCTTTCAGATGATTATGAAGTGATAGATAAAATTGGTGAAGGG is part of the Torulaspora globosa chromosome 7, complete sequence genome and harbors:
- the DAL1 gene encoding allantoinase (similar to Saccharomyces cerevisiae DAL1 (YIR027C)), which codes for MTVIDFAENSIKAISSTRVVLEGAIKPATILYSSRSGKIIEIYVDQVLDSVSHPLLRLYDVRVCENVSPKVILPGLVDSHVHLNEPGRTEWEGFATGTQAACSGGVTTVVDMPLNAIPPTTTIENFNIKLDAARDQLWCDVAFWGGMIPGNLDHLIPLVRAGVRGFKGFLIDSGVDEFPAIDRAYIKKALSALKDCKTLLAFHAELQIDDNLHTIADSEELKKIRSMDGKKGATKKQGDSLALSHVLSPAEPRAGIPSHLVHNDDVIESPLETAAVLDKELSKVDPCLYSSFLLSRPDRFETDGISMILKCLKDIMKKNAGKVPPVHIVHLASMDAIPIIRQAHKEGLPITAETCFHYLSLAAENIPKSATHFKCCPPIRTEVNRVALWNAVRAGVITSVVSDHSPCTPELKSLAKGDFFSAWGGISSVGLGLSLLYTKSRSMKPVVSLTEIVKWCCENTAEQVGLQHRKGFLRIGYDADIAVFDTDARQRIDNSSVYYKNKLTAYHGLTLDGVVMKTIVRGKVAFSYGKGPSNAPHGQTLLEPRFA
- the KAP104 gene encoding Kap104p (ancestral locus Anc_3.181) — encoded protein: MWVPDANSLLQLGMLLKSSMAQNHDERSQAMDALKSFELQPEFLDYLCYMLIEGETNETLRSHFSAEDLQTNRATAGLLLKNNMLEQGSLIHGQHNLEYVKKNIIHGLYNSNNVLVSNVTGIVITTLFSTYYRQHREDPMGIELLSQLLELAKKGNEASIKALSKIMEDSAQFFQLKWSGDIKPIELLIDTFLNFASDPSSKTVIRAESIKCLNNIIPLQSQSFLVRLDEFLAIIFKLAQIDESELTRGQICVAFSMLLESRPDKLIDHLPGIIKFMLHLIGTVDDEKVAIEACEFLHGFATSSQIPEHIVQPYVNDIVPVLLAKMVYNEDSILMLEASNEEDAFEEDKDEDIKPVAPRIVKKRDGDDQSDDEDGDDEDVDTQWTLRKCSASTLDALTSILPRDVMTVAFPFLREHLTSDRWYIREATVLALGAMAEGGMKYFDDQLSTLIPFLVQQLKDIWAPVRKIACWTLSRFSPWIMNDHTEFLIPVLEPIVNTLMDKKKDVQEAAISSVAVFIENCDAELVETLLYNDLLNSFSKCFDFYKKKNLIILYDAVGRFAEKCELNDHAMQVLLPHLISKWSSLPDDDKELWPLLECLSYVATSLGEKFMPMAPDVYNRAYRILCQCVELETRSQHDPTVIVPEKDFVITSLDMIDGLVQGLGPRSQTLLFPQEGRDTTLLQVLLRCLQDPVHEVRQSGFALLGDIAYYYEPRVLSNSLPEFLQLIGSEIMHNDDPDGIPALINAIWCLGLIGERMNLSDYIIHFARILLDLFTNSAQQLDQAVKENLAVTIGRLAITTPEVFASGSFASDLVWRKWCLALQNLDSREEKSSAFMGFIKIINLCGNQVSVSEETLKKIIECMSANVDTTAFSQDFYAFLVQYASKIQGIHLTSDALAFLQQFSN
- the ERP3 gene encoding Erp3p (ancestral locus Anc_3.182) gives rise to the protein MIYRSLIVPTLLYFCSLVFGSPITFELRKGQRECFYTLTPDVSCTISYYFAVQEGDANDFQVNYEIFGPADKYTPLLKRTKERQGEWSFYAEHRGEYAFCFEGGEEHNKIVDLDIEYKCVRQDNDRSERRKARKEQRKLKDASAIQLQESLEDSVDNIERKLYLLERNMQYYKTRNNRNHYTVRSTSRRVALFSIYGILLVVGMSCAQVFMLQWFFRISRKQAV